The Mucilaginibacter terrae region TAAAGCCAAACATGCCTGGAACCCATATTTTAAAGTGAAGTACTTAAACGATGCCGAAAAGACATTAAAAACCGCGGTAGCGGGGCAGCCTGATAATATTGAAATTCGTTTTATGCGCTTTTCAATAGAGCATAACGTGCCGGGCTTTTTGGGCTATACCAAGCATTTGGTAGCCGATAGGGAGGAGATGATTAAACAGCTGAATCGAAAGCATTACACCACGGCCGATGAAAGCGTGGTACGTACTATCATTAAGTTTCTTATCGACTCGAAACGTTGCACCCCGCACGAAACCGAAACCCTGCATAAACAATTAGCCGCCTTAAAGTGAAATACGCTTACCTGCTCATCAACTTTTTGACTGTTATATTTCCCGTGCTGTTATCATTTGATAAACGCGTGGCTTTTCATAAAAGCTGGAAATTTATTTGGCCGGGCATGGCTATCACCGGTTTGGTGTTTTTGTTTTGGGATGTGCTGTTTACGCTCAAAGGTGTATGGTCATTTAATGATAACTACATTGTTGGCATCCGCTTTTGGGGGCTTCCGTTAGAAGAAGTGCTGTTCTTTCTCACTGTGCCCTTCTCCTGCATTTTTATTTATGCCTGTTTAAACTATTACATAAAGTGGCAGTTTCCGGCTGGCATAAGCAAATGGATTTCCAACCTCATGATCTTGTTGAGTATGGTGATGCTTGCTATGTATTTCGACAGGTTATATACTACGGTTACCTTTGGGCTGCTTTTGGTAATGATATTTGCCGTTCAGTATGTATTAAAATCGGTTTGGCTGCCACGCTTTTATATGGCTTACATTGTATCGCTGCTGCCGTTTTATATTGTTAACGGCATACTTACTTCGGTACCCATTGTACTTTATAATAATGCCGAAAACATAGGCAGGCGGGTTGGCACTATTCCTTTTGAAGATCACTTTTACTCATTGACCTTGCTACTCATGAACGTTGCCTTTTTTGAGTATTTTAAAAACAAGCGTAGCTTAGCAGCATGAGTTTGCCTGTATATACCCGCTCGCAACTGGCCCTGCGTAATGGGCAAGACAAGCCCCAGATTTGGGTAGCTTACCGCGGAACCATTTATGATGTAGGCAAAAGCCGCTTATGGCGCGATGGTAAACACTATGAACACTGGGCCGGGCAGGATCTCACAGAGGAAATGCTGGATGCCCCGCACGCCGATG contains the following coding sequences:
- a CDS encoding cytochrome b5 domain-containing protein, producing the protein MSLPVYTRSQLALRNGQDKPQIWVAYRGTIYDVGKSRLWRDGKHYEHWAGQDLTEEMLDAPHADDVFKRFEVVGVLG
- a CDS encoding lycopene cyclase domain-containing protein, coding for MKYAYLLINFLTVIFPVLLSFDKRVAFHKSWKFIWPGMAITGLVFLFWDVLFTLKGVWSFNDNYIVGIRFWGLPLEEVLFFLTVPFSCIFIYACLNYYIKWQFPAGISKWISNLMILLSMVMLAMYFDRLYTTVTFGLLLVMIFAVQYVLKSVWLPRFYMAYIVSLLPFYIVNGILTSVPIVLYNNAENIGRRVGTIPFEDHFYSLTLLLMNVAFFEYFKNKRSLAA